The Longimicrobiales bacterium genome includes a window with the following:
- a CDS encoding SRPBCC family protein produces MMKGSEVLGGPAFEVRGNDREIIVRRTFNAPRELVFDAFTSVDHISNWWGPEGFRTTTEHMDVRPGGVWRHVMHAPDGTDYPNYIVYQEVERPAKLAWAHGTREGEPFAFHATVTFEEIEGGTQVTLHQVHPTKEQRDMLVEQVGALEGGKNTLDRFARVVDALQQAHA; encoded by the coding sequence ATGATGAAGGGTAGCGAAGTACTGGGTGGGCCGGCGTTCGAGGTGCGTGGCAACGATCGCGAGATCATCGTGCGCCGCACATTCAATGCACCGCGCGAGCTGGTGTTCGACGCCTTCACGAGCGTGGATCACATCAGCAACTGGTGGGGCCCGGAGGGGTTCCGCACGACCACGGAACACATGGACGTGCGGCCGGGCGGTGTGTGGCGCCACGTGATGCACGCTCCTGACGGCACGGACTACCCGAACTACATCGTGTACCAGGAAGTCGAGCGTCCCGCGAAGCTGGCGTGGGCGCACGGTACACGGGAGGGGGAGCCGTTCGCATTCCATGCGACGGTGACGTTCGAGGAGATCGAGGGCGGCACGCAGGTGACGCTGCACCAGGTGCATCCGACGAAGGAGCAGCGGGACATGCTGGTCGAGCAGGTGGGCGCGCTGGAAGGCGGCAAGAACACCCTCGATCGCTTTGCCCGGGTGGTGGATGCGCTGCAGCAGGCTCACGCCTGA
- a CDS encoding metalloregulator ArsR/SmtB family transcription factor produces the protein MTEDPLSVTFAALADPTRRAILEQLAGGVATVTELAAPFEMSLPAVSKHLKVLERAGLVERGRFQQWRPVQLRPERLREVSDWVEQYRRFWTGSFERLDDYLQGLQQGGRDDEG, from the coding sequence ATGACCGAAGACCCACTCTCCGTCACCTTCGCGGCACTGGCCGATCCGACGCGCCGGGCCATCCTGGAGCAGCTCGCCGGGGGTGTCGCGACCGTTACCGAGCTGGCGGCTCCGTTCGAGATGAGCCTGCCCGCCGTGTCGAAGCACCTGAAGGTGCTCGAGCGGGCGGGACTGGTCGAGCGAGGGCGGTTCCAGCAGTGGAGGCCGGTGCAGCTGCGCCCGGAGCGGCTGCGCGAGGTTTCCGACTGGGTCGAGCAGTATCGCCGTTTCTGGACGGGGAGCTTCGAGCGGCTGGACGATTACCTTCAGGGACTGCAGCAAGGGGGACGTGATGATGAAGGGTAG